A single window of Solenopsis invicta isolate M01_SB chromosome 3, UNIL_Sinv_3.0, whole genome shotgun sequence DNA harbors:
- the LOC105197193 gene encoding soma ferritin, producing MSLVRQNFHEECEDALNKQINLELYASYVYLSMAYYFDRSDVALPGLYKYFKKASDEEREHATKFLTYQNKRGGDIILTDIQAPSRRNWNSAKDAMTEALQLEKRVNQKLLELHGIASTHNDANFMDFLENEFLQEQVDAIKEIADHVTNLERVGEGLGVFIYDKELKD from the exons ATGAGCCTGGTGCGGCAGAACTTCCACGAAGAGTGCGAGGACGCGCTCAACAAGCAAATCAATCTGGAGCTATACGCCAGTTATGTCTATCTGTCCATG GCGTACTACTTTGACAGGAGCGATGTCGCGTTACCGGGTCTATACAAGTATTTCAAGAAGGCGTCGGACGAGGAGCGCGAACATGCCACGAAATTTCTAACTTATCAGAACAAGCGAGGCGGCGACATCATCCTGACGGACATTCAGGCACCGTCCAGGAGGAACTGGAATAGTGCGAAAGACGCTATGACGGAGGCTCTGCAGCTAGAGAAGAGAGTGAATCAG aagtTGCTCGAGCTGCACGGAATCGCCTCGACGCATAACGATGCGAATTTCATGGATTTCTTGGAGAACGAGTTCCTGCAAGAGCAAGTGGATGCGATAAAGGAGATCGCTGATCATGTGACAAATCTGGAGAGAGTCGGGGAAGGTCTCGgtgtttttatttatgacaAAGAACTGAAAGATTGA
- the LOC105197192 gene encoding uncharacterized protein LOC105197192 isoform X1 has product MNESPPFIIVKFLSTDDDEDEYYEIALTKWLIDLDENMIGNIFWPEDNFVTETLVQTQANAQLYWFTHAIEVKRYYDTYFQARKGLTEIREHISGCETDIGKEMGRRKRKKESTQIEFSDESDNDQDIKNQFMTKKSSISSPSVSHVPEVFIPVDKNSDHKYKRNVNQDSSSIKNLKVARYQDELTSENIRKNLLKKRISKRKKIVKEAEKKKDVLLTAHSQQSIKSSVNTAFNNFIELCDKTEIETKEEIEEPNSFTSCAVSSKTSSCTSEKQIFIVSSTNMSNISRTSDDSLENPQKSSVLNLKSEEYNQINPLSHSLMKDTSLDVQSVQKENLLFSRTKRQFDSSVCNLTDNINALDFNLHFKTLEKKLDDINSKLDMIIMNQEQLNKGLLPKQAIITRPPNLPTLPLDDIKGLEAFEKFISEEVNLSATCYYMKTFPLGNNEKTATLKLMAKLMTNSLALHFNFDGQNTQKALKIKRPFKKLKLWELVQGVMQLKFPASDLSETLNAVRSWLRNAAGRKL; this is encoded by the exons ATGAATGAAAGCCCACCG ttTATAATCGTGAAGTTTTTATCTACTGATGATGACGAAGATGAATATTACGAGATTGCTCTTACAAAATGGCTTATAGATTTAGATGAAAATATGATTGGAAACATATTTTGGCCAgaagataattttgtaacagAAACATTGGTTCAAACTCAAGCAAATGCGCAATTATATTGGTTTACTCATGCAATAGAAGTTAAAAGATACTATG ATACATATTTCCAAGCACGAAAAGGATTAACAGAAATAAGAGAACATATCTCAGGCTGTGAGACTGATATTGGAAAAGAAATGGGAAGAAGGAAAAGGAAGAAGGAAAGCACACAAATCGAATTTTCAGATGAGTCTGATAATGACCAAgacataaaaaatcaatttatgacAAAAAAGTCAAGCATTTCTTCACCATCAGTAAGCCATGTTCCTGAAGTTTTTATACCAGTTGATAAAAATTCTGATCATAAGTACAAAAGAAATGTAAATCAAGATTCCTCAAGTATAAAAAACCTAAAAGTTGCAAGATATCAAGATGAACTTACATCAGAAAATATTCGTAagaatttacttaaaaaacgcattagtaaaaggaaaaaaattgtgaaagagGCTGAGAAGAAAAAGGATGTATTACTCACTGCACATTCACAGCAATCTATAAAATCTTCAGTGAACACTGCATTCAATAATTTCATAGAACTGTGTGATAAGACTGAAATAGAGACCAAAGAAGAGATTGAAGAACCCAATAGTTTTACATCTTGTGCAGTATCCTCCAAAACTTCATCGTGTACttcagaaaaacaaatatttattgtgaGTTCCACGAATATGTCCAATATTTCAAGGACGTCTGACGATTCACTTGAAAATCCACAGAAATCTtccgtgttaaatttaaaatcagaAGAATATAATCAGATAAATCCTTTGTCTCATTCACTGATGAAAGATACTTCACTGGATGTTCAATCTGTACAGAAAGAGAATCTACTTTTTTCTAGGACGAAAAGGCAGTTTGACTCATCTGTTTGTAATTTAACAGATAATATTAATGCATTag attttaatctacattttaaaacattggAAAAAAAGTTAGATGACATTAACAGCAAGCTTGATATGATTATTATGAATCAAGAACAGTTAAATAAAGGTCTGCTTCCAAAACAGGCTATTATCACTAGACCCCCAAATCTACCTACTCTACCTTTAGATGACATAAAAGGACTTGAAGCGTTTGAGAAATTTATATCTGAAGAAGTAAATCTTTCAGCAAcg TGCTATTATATGAAGACTTTTCCTTTAGGAAATAATGAGAAAACTGCAACGTTAAAACTTATGGCTAAACTGATGACCAATTCTTTAGCTTTACATTTCAATTTTGATGGTCAAAATACTCAGAAAGcacttaaaattaaaagaccATTTAAAAAGCTAAAATTGTGGGAATTAGTACAAG GAGTGATGCAATTAAAATTTCCGGCTAGTGATTTATCAGAAACTCTAAATGCAGTCAGAAGTTGGCTACGAAATGCTGCTGGgcgtaaattataa
- the LOC105197192 gene encoding uncharacterized protein LOC105197192 isoform X2, giving the protein MIGNIFWPEDNFVTETLVQTQANAQLYWFTHAIEVKRYYDTYFQARKGLTEIREHISGCETDIGKEMGRRKRKKESTQIEFSDESDNDQDIKNQFMTKKSSISSPSVSHVPEVFIPVDKNSDHKYKRNVNQDSSSIKNLKVARYQDELTSENIRKNLLKKRISKRKKIVKEAEKKKDVLLTAHSQQSIKSSVNTAFNNFIELCDKTEIETKEEIEEPNSFTSCAVSSKTSSCTSEKQIFIVSSTNMSNISRTSDDSLENPQKSSVLNLKSEEYNQINPLSHSLMKDTSLDVQSVQKENLLFSRTKRQFDSSVCNLTDNINALDFNLHFKTLEKKLDDINSKLDMIIMNQEQLNKGLLPKQAIITRPPNLPTLPLDDIKGLEAFEKFISEEVNLSATCYYMKTFPLGNNEKTATLKLMAKLMTNSLALHFNFDGQNTQKALKIKRPFKKLKLWELVQGVMQLKFPASDLSETLNAVRSWLRNAAGRKL; this is encoded by the exons ATGATTGGAAACATATTTTGGCCAgaagataattttgtaacagAAACATTGGTTCAAACTCAAGCAAATGCGCAATTATATTGGTTTACTCATGCAATAGAAGTTAAAAGATACTATG ATACATATTTCCAAGCACGAAAAGGATTAACAGAAATAAGAGAACATATCTCAGGCTGTGAGACTGATATTGGAAAAGAAATGGGAAGAAGGAAAAGGAAGAAGGAAAGCACACAAATCGAATTTTCAGATGAGTCTGATAATGACCAAgacataaaaaatcaatttatgacAAAAAAGTCAAGCATTTCTTCACCATCAGTAAGCCATGTTCCTGAAGTTTTTATACCAGTTGATAAAAATTCTGATCATAAGTACAAAAGAAATGTAAATCAAGATTCCTCAAGTATAAAAAACCTAAAAGTTGCAAGATATCAAGATGAACTTACATCAGAAAATATTCGTAagaatttacttaaaaaacgcattagtaaaaggaaaaaaattgtgaaagagGCTGAGAAGAAAAAGGATGTATTACTCACTGCACATTCACAGCAATCTATAAAATCTTCAGTGAACACTGCATTCAATAATTTCATAGAACTGTGTGATAAGACTGAAATAGAGACCAAAGAAGAGATTGAAGAACCCAATAGTTTTACATCTTGTGCAGTATCCTCCAAAACTTCATCGTGTACttcagaaaaacaaatatttattgtgaGTTCCACGAATATGTCCAATATTTCAAGGACGTCTGACGATTCACTTGAAAATCCACAGAAATCTtccgtgttaaatttaaaatcagaAGAATATAATCAGATAAATCCTTTGTCTCATTCACTGATGAAAGATACTTCACTGGATGTTCAATCTGTACAGAAAGAGAATCTACTTTTTTCTAGGACGAAAAGGCAGTTTGACTCATCTGTTTGTAATTTAACAGATAATATTAATGCATTag attttaatctacattttaaaacattggAAAAAAAGTTAGATGACATTAACAGCAAGCTTGATATGATTATTATGAATCAAGAACAGTTAAATAAAGGTCTGCTTCCAAAACAGGCTATTATCACTAGACCCCCAAATCTACCTACTCTACCTTTAGATGACATAAAAGGACTTGAAGCGTTTGAGAAATTTATATCTGAAGAAGTAAATCTTTCAGCAAcg TGCTATTATATGAAGACTTTTCCTTTAGGAAATAATGAGAAAACTGCAACGTTAAAACTTATGGCTAAACTGATGACCAATTCTTTAGCTTTACATTTCAATTTTGATGGTCAAAATACTCAGAAAGcacttaaaattaaaagaccATTTAAAAAGCTAAAATTGTGGGAATTAGTACAAG GAGTGATGCAATTAAAATTTCCGGCTAGTGATTTATCAGAAACTCTAAATGCAGTCAGAAGTTGGCTACGAAATGCTGCTGGgcgtaaattataa
- the LOC105197192 gene encoding uncharacterized protein LOC105197192 isoform X3 produces the protein MGRRKRKKESTQIEFSDESDNDQDIKNQFMTKKSSISSPSVSHVPEVFIPVDKNSDHKYKRNVNQDSSSIKNLKVARYQDELTSENIRKNLLKKRISKRKKIVKEAEKKKDVLLTAHSQQSIKSSVNTAFNNFIELCDKTEIETKEEIEEPNSFTSCAVSSKTSSCTSEKQIFIVSSTNMSNISRTSDDSLENPQKSSVLNLKSEEYNQINPLSHSLMKDTSLDVQSVQKENLLFSRTKRQFDSSVCNLTDNINALDFNLHFKTLEKKLDDINSKLDMIIMNQEQLNKGLLPKQAIITRPPNLPTLPLDDIKGLEAFEKFISEEVNLSATCYYMKTFPLGNNEKTATLKLMAKLMTNSLALHFNFDGQNTQKALKIKRPFKKLKLWELVQGVMQLKFPASDLSETLNAVRSWLRNAAGRKL, from the exons ATGGGAAGAAGGAAAAGGAAGAAGGAAAGCACACAAATCGAATTTTCAGATGAGTCTGATAATGACCAAgacataaaaaatcaatttatgacAAAAAAGTCAAGCATTTCTTCACCATCAGTAAGCCATGTTCCTGAAGTTTTTATACCAGTTGATAAAAATTCTGATCATAAGTACAAAAGAAATGTAAATCAAGATTCCTCAAGTATAAAAAACCTAAAAGTTGCAAGATATCAAGATGAACTTACATCAGAAAATATTCGTAagaatttacttaaaaaacgcattagtaaaaggaaaaaaattgtgaaagagGCTGAGAAGAAAAAGGATGTATTACTCACTGCACATTCACAGCAATCTATAAAATCTTCAGTGAACACTGCATTCAATAATTTCATAGAACTGTGTGATAAGACTGAAATAGAGACCAAAGAAGAGATTGAAGAACCCAATAGTTTTACATCTTGTGCAGTATCCTCCAAAACTTCATCGTGTACttcagaaaaacaaatatttattgtgaGTTCCACGAATATGTCCAATATTTCAAGGACGTCTGACGATTCACTTGAAAATCCACAGAAATCTtccgtgttaaatttaaaatcagaAGAATATAATCAGATAAATCCTTTGTCTCATTCACTGATGAAAGATACTTCACTGGATGTTCAATCTGTACAGAAAGAGAATCTACTTTTTTCTAGGACGAAAAGGCAGTTTGACTCATCTGTTTGTAATTTAACAGATAATATTAATGCATTag attttaatctacattttaaaacattggAAAAAAAGTTAGATGACATTAACAGCAAGCTTGATATGATTATTATGAATCAAGAACAGTTAAATAAAGGTCTGCTTCCAAAACAGGCTATTATCACTAGACCCCCAAATCTACCTACTCTACCTTTAGATGACATAAAAGGACTTGAAGCGTTTGAGAAATTTATATCTGAAGAAGTAAATCTTTCAGCAAcg TGCTATTATATGAAGACTTTTCCTTTAGGAAATAATGAGAAAACTGCAACGTTAAAACTTATGGCTAAACTGATGACCAATTCTTTAGCTTTACATTTCAATTTTGATGGTCAAAATACTCAGAAAGcacttaaaattaaaagaccATTTAAAAAGCTAAAATTGTGGGAATTAGTACAAG GAGTGATGCAATTAAAATTTCCGGCTAGTGATTTATCAGAAACTCTAAATGCAGTCAGAAGTTGGCTACGAAATGCTGCTGGgcgtaaattataa
- the LOC105197196 gene encoding ER membrane protein complex subunit 10 isoform X2, with product MFESCSRDRDEPAGRMQRQTSELEYDGWLQLRLWHAFNDDPVPVFTERGNVTVSSVRSGASVVGQNGLLPAQISALKNLAEHDGKYRLKALARISSGSEIVFLTSVPACYLLGSDLEDVITIWLDSTAEPIAVSISSSGPCMVDNPFTNMWTTNVVVRYPDGGPIPDTATYIQKLEREREARERGETKDNRSFLAKYWMYIVPFLIFLLLSSATNPEAGGSAQRQ from the exons ATGTTCGAGAGCTGCAGCCGAGACAGAGATGAACCAGCTGGACGGATGCAGCGGCAAACG AGCGAGCTCGAGTACGACGGCTGGTTACAGTTGAGGTTATGGCACGCGTTCAACGACGACCCAGTGCCTGTGTTCACGGAACGAGGCAATGTCACGGTGTCCAGCGTGCGAAGCGGCGCATCCGTCGTTGGGCAAAACGGTCTGCTACCGGCCCAGATTAGTGCCCTGAAGAATCTTGCCGAACACGACGGCAAGTACAGGCTGAAGGCGCTGGCTCGTATCTCCTCTGGCAGCGAAATCGTGTTCCTCACCTCGGTGCCAGCG tgttaTCTGCTTGGATCAGATCTAGAAGATGTCATAACGATATGGTTAGATAGTACAGCAGAGCCAATAGCTGTGAGCATTTCATCCTCGGGACCTTGTATGGTAGATAATCCCTTCACAAATATGTGGACTACCAATGTTGTGGTCAGATATCCAGATGGTGGTCCAATTCCCGACACCGCAACGTATATTCAAAAACTTGAACGAGAACGGGAAGCGAGGGAGAGAGGAGAAACTAAAGATAATCGTTCATTTCTTGCGAAAtat TGGATGTACATTGTTcctttcttgatttttttgttgCTGTCATCCGCGACGAATCCAGAAGCTGGCGGAAGTGCACAAAgacaatga
- the LOC105197196 gene encoding ER membrane protein complex subunit 10 isoform X1, whose translation MRSSCVVVGALLCVASLVRGSELEYDGWLQLRLWHAFNDDPVPVFTERGNVTVSSVRSGASVVGQNGLLPAQISALKNLAEHDGKYRLKALARISSGSEIVFLTSVPACYLLGSDLEDVITIWLDSTAEPIAVSISSSGPCMVDNPFTNMWTTNVVVRYPDGGPIPDTATYIQKLEREREARERGETKDNRSFLAKYWMYIVPFLIFLLLSSATNPEAGGSAQRQ comes from the exons ATGCGTTCGTCGTGTGTCGTCGTCGGTGCACTGCTCTGCGTGGCTTCGCTCGTCCGCGGG AGCGAGCTCGAGTACGACGGCTGGTTACAGTTGAGGTTATGGCACGCGTTCAACGACGACCCAGTGCCTGTGTTCACGGAACGAGGCAATGTCACGGTGTCCAGCGTGCGAAGCGGCGCATCCGTCGTTGGGCAAAACGGTCTGCTACCGGCCCAGATTAGTGCCCTGAAGAATCTTGCCGAACACGACGGCAAGTACAGGCTGAAGGCGCTGGCTCGTATCTCCTCTGGCAGCGAAATCGTGTTCCTCACCTCGGTGCCAGCG tgttaTCTGCTTGGATCAGATCTAGAAGATGTCATAACGATATGGTTAGATAGTACAGCAGAGCCAATAGCTGTGAGCATTTCATCCTCGGGACCTTGTATGGTAGATAATCCCTTCACAAATATGTGGACTACCAATGTTGTGGTCAGATATCCAGATGGTGGTCCAATTCCCGACACCGCAACGTATATTCAAAAACTTGAACGAGAACGGGAAGCGAGGGAGAGAGGAGAAACTAAAGATAATCGTTCATTTCTTGCGAAAtat TGGATGTACATTGTTcctttcttgatttttttgttgCTGTCATCCGCGACGAATCCAGAAGCTGGCGGAAGTGCACAAAgacaatga
- the LOC105197198 gene encoding Bardet-Biedl syndrome 2 protein homolog — translation MAEFSLNIQKHIKAGLVVSGKFDGSHACLAAATPGGTILVHSPHRQPQVDYSDHKQSNKRLSWSGELAELQIGTEVKSLCTGHLGEDERDTLLIGTISHVLAYHVEDNADVFYKEMSDGANCMLVAKLGWIPNQVVVVGGYCSVTVLDSHGTEIFWMVMGGIVTSLAVFDFDGDGENELLTGTTDFEIRVQKEDTILWETKETAAITVFTVLPNRQFAYALENGTIGVYEVGQRLWRVKSKHKVVSVDTFDINGDGIPELITGWSSGKVDARTYSTGEVMFKIQLPSSVAGIVEADYRRTGKPDLVVVSTNGEVRGYSSGSAMQTPEPGEMIRELLAKKQALQIELRQRAATGSSMYYGSRLAISLLTQRGAARIALAAGPGLLVYCAIVFAEGVFEGETLVTHPSRPQGELEIPLYPAKNDPVDIHVKVYVGPPGTDLLQVFEITRQLPRFCMYERILKPQVPEQLTSNGVVADIAERPQRIAIWLNQSLILGEELEVPESGPNAGCIEVWLCGMRDNKAHCFKSNANGKVTIQTDDATLAGDIIQSLAMYLGIRELNSEATFPEEEKRMLDALERVKGLKEVDARLQAEAAGGASLLKSIVIRLEDARILENIDDMRKRLMQLKNINGDLIREHEIRLNSHRELAASLKELNIGVQRAARLRVGKAASNAVARCRAAIQDENPRALALAIKHG, via the exons ATGGCAGAATTCTCCTTAAACATTCAGAAACATATAAAAGCTGGTCTTGTTGTGAGTGGAAAATTTGATGGATCACATGCATGTCTCGCGGCCGCTACACCTGGCGGAACTATTTTGGTACACAGTCCACACAGGCAGCCGCAAGTCGATTACTCCGATCACAAGCAGTCGAACAAAAGATTGTCATGGAGCGGGGAACTTGCGGAGCTTCAAATTGGTACCGAG GTGAAGTCATTGTGTACTGGTCACCTTGGAGAAGACGAAAGGGATACTCTTTTAATCGGTACTATTTCTCATGTGCTTGCTTATCATGTCGAAGACAATGCTGATGTTTTTTATAAGGAg ATGTCGGATGGTGCAAATTGCATGCTTGTTGCAAAACTTGGATGGATACCAAACCAGGTTGTAGTAGTAGGTGGTTATTGCTCAGTGACAGTCTTAGACTCACATGGAACAGAAATATTTTGGATGGTAATGGGAGGTATTGTTACTTCATTGGCAGTGTTTGATTTTGATGGAGATGGAGAAAATGAA ttactGACGGGTACAACagattttgaaattagagtgcaAAAGGAAGACACCATTCTTTGGGAAACTAAGGAAACAGCAGCGATTACTGTTTTTACTGTTCTTCCGAACAGACAGTTCGCTTATGCTCTTGAAAACGGAACAATCGGTGTCTACGAAGTAGGACAGAGACTGTGGCGAGTTAAA tCAAAGCATAAAGTGGTATCCGTAGATACTTTCGATATAAATGGCGATGGTATACCGGAGTTGATCACTGGCTGGAGTAGCGGAAAAGTGGACGCAAGAACGTATAGTACCGGCGAAGTTATGTTTAAGATTCAGCTACCATCTAGCGTAGCAGGCATAGTGGAAGCTGATTATCGAAGAACGGGTAAACCTGATCTGGTAGTAGTGTCTACTAATGGCGAAG TACGTGGATATAGCTCTGGCTCTGCCATGCAGACTCCGGAACCCGGCGAGATGATTCGGGAACTGTTAGCCAAAAAGCAGGCACTCCAGATAGAATTGCGACAGAGGGCTGCGACGGGCTCCAGCATGTACTACGGATCAAGATTGGCCATCAGCCTGCTGACACAGAGAGGTGCAGCTCGCATTGCACTTGCTGCTGGACCAGGGCTTCTG gtGTATTGCGCCATAGTCTTTGCTGAGGGTGTTTTTGAGGGCGAGACGCTGGTTACGCATCCTAGCCGACCGCAAGGGGAGTTAGAGATTCCTCTTTATCCCGCCAAGAATGATCCCGTAGATATTCATGTTAAAGTGTACGTTGGACCTCCTGGAACCGATCTGCTGCAG GTCTTCGAAATAACGCGGCAGTTGCCAAGATTTTGTATGTACGAACGCATACTGAAGCCGCAAGTCCCAGAACAATTAACGAGCAACGGCGTTGTAGCGGAC ATCGCAGAGAGACCGCAGCGGATCGCCATTTGGCTGAATCAGAGTCTCATCCTAGGGGAGGAATTAGAGGTCCCGGAGAGCGGCCCAAATGCCGGATGCATTGAAGTATGGCTTTGTGGAATGCGAGACAACAAAGCGCACTGCTTCAAATCGAACGCCAACGGAAAAGTGACAATCCAGACGGACGATGCAACGCTCGCTGGTGACATCATTCAATCTCTCGCTATGTATCTAGGTATCAGAGAACTGAACTCGGAAGCTACATTTCCCGAGGAGGAAAAAAGGATGTTGGACGCGTTGGAGCGTGTCAAAG GCTTGAAAGAAGTCGATGCACGGCTACAAGCGGAAGCTGCAGGCGGTGCCTCTCTTCTGAAGAGTATCGTGATTCGCCTAGAAGATGCTAGGATCCTCGAGAATATCGATGACATGCGAAAGAGATTAAtgcaattgaaaaatatcaatGGCGACTTGATTCGAGAGCATGAGATTCGGCTGAACAGTCATCGGGAGCTCGCGGCCAGTCTGAAGGAACTGAACATCGGAGTGCAGCGTGCGGCGAGACTCAGAG TTGGGAAAGCTGCCTCCAACGCAGTGGCTCGTTGTAGAGCGGCGATACAAGACGAAAATCCGAGGGCTCTTGCGCTCGCGATAAAACACGGCTAG
- the LOC105197197 gene encoding ras-related and estrogen-regulated growth inhibitor codes for MDCDSPPLVSLKKRNSPPICWGLGLVNRDSFKTIKVILLGQSGVGKSALAVRFATKRFIGEYDCTTDRIYRVDHHLGFSWEIADPPGYPLSFTEPKLRWADVIIIVYSVTDRVSFDETSHLRFLVSHARRGRKVPPVVLLVGNKADLSCSPGERMVSALEGQKRAKEIEAHAFHEISVRESVDQVTAVFMNILRLLTELHSSPGQQQASFRVRACTDGTINTLRLPSPPPLRRRFSISARGNLL; via the exons ATGGATTGCGATAGTCCGCCGTTGGTATCTCTCAAGAAGAGAAACAGTCCCCCGATCTGTTGGGGTCTTGGCCTCGTCAACAGGGACTCTTTCAAGACGATCAAAGTCATCTTACTGGGCCAATCTGGCGTCGGCAAATCAG CCTTAGCTGTACGGTTCGCCACGAAACGCTTCATAGGCGAATACGATTGCACGACGGACAGAATCTACCGAGTCGACCATCATTTAGGATTTTCGTGGGAAATAGCGGATCCTCCCGGATATCCACTTTCTTTCACCGAGCCGAAATTGCGATGGGCTGATgtgataattattgtttattcgGTAACGGACCGAGTTAGCTTCGACGAAACTTCTCATCTTAG GTTTTTGGTATCGCACGCGAGAAGAGGCAGAAAGGTGCCACCGGTCGTGTTGCTTGTGGGAAACAAGGCCGATCTCTCCTGCTCTCCGGGTGAGCGTATGGTGTCTGCCCTAGAAGGCCAGAAAAGGGCAAAAGAAATCGAGGCTCATGCTTTCCACGAGATTTCCGTAAGGGAATCAGTTGATCAG GTCACGGCCGTATTCATGAACATATTAAGATTGCTGACCGAATTGCACAGCAGTCCAGGACAACAGCAGGCATCTTTCAGAGTGAGAGCTTGCACGGACGGGACGATAAACACTCTTCGTCTACCGTCACCTCCACCGTTGAGAAGAAGATTTAGTATCTCCGCTCGCGGGAATTTATTGTAA